One Chitinophagaceae bacterium C216 genomic window carries:
- the hisG gene encoding ATP phosphoribosyltransferase, with amino-acid sequence MKATTKRNPKATLSTSQEAPRKVEKLRIAVQKSGRLNEGSMKLLKECGIDVPAGNNQLKISVDNFDAEILFLRDDDIPEYVQDGVADIGFVGENVVLEKNKDTKILERLGYGKCRLSIALPKGKKPKSIQELDGIKIATSYPFILKKWLKQNKINADIHVISGSVEIAPRIGLADAICDLVSSGSTLFSNELYEYQIILKSEAVLISGNNLSKRRQELLDQLLFRIRSVKKAKYTKYVLLNAPNENLETICKYLPGISSPTIVPLAKEGWSSVHSVISENDFWNVIEKLKAAGAEGILILPIEKIIE; translated from the coding sequence ATGAAAGCAACTACTAAAAGGAACCCCAAAGCTACGTTGTCTACCAGTCAAGAAGCCCCACGCAAAGTTGAAAAACTGCGTATTGCTGTGCAAAAATCCGGAAGACTGAACGAGGGTTCCATGAAATTGCTGAAAGAATGTGGCATTGACGTGCCCGCAGGCAATAATCAACTAAAAATAAGTGTTGACAATTTCGATGCGGAAATATTATTTCTGCGTGATGATGATATCCCTGAGTACGTACAGGACGGTGTGGCAGATATCGGATTTGTAGGCGAAAACGTGGTGCTCGAAAAAAATAAGGACACAAAAATTCTGGAACGTCTCGGTTATGGGAAATGCAGATTATCCATCGCCCTTCCCAAAGGCAAGAAACCTAAAAGCATTCAGGAACTGGACGGTATCAAAATTGCTACCAGTTATCCATTTATCTTAAAGAAATGGCTGAAGCAAAATAAAATCAATGCAGACATTCATGTTATTAGCGGCTCGGTAGAAATTGCCCCCCGCATCGGACTAGCCGACGCCATCTGCGACCTAGTAAGTAGTGGCAGTACTTTGTTCAGCAACGAACTGTACGAATATCAGATCATCTTAAAATCCGAAGCGGTGCTTATTTCCGGAAATAATTTGTCTAAAAGAAGACAGGAACTACTGGACCAGCTATTGTTCCGCATCCGCTCGGTAAAGAAGGCTAAATACACCAAATATGTATTGCTGAATGCTCCAAACGAAAACTTGGAAACTATTTGCAAATACTTGCCGGGCATCAGCAGCCCCACCATCGTGCCACTGGCTAAAGAAGGTTGGTCGTCGGTGCACTCGGTTATTAGCGAAAATGATTTTTGGAATGTGATTGAAAAACTAAAAGCCGCCGGCGCCGAAGGAATTTTAATTTTGCCCATTGAGAAGATTATTGAGTAA
- the dinG_2 gene encoding 3'-5' exonuclease DinG, which translates to MLQITKPIAFIDLETTGTNLGTDRIVEIAILKLLPDGTKTVKRKLINPEMPIPKSSSDIHGITDEMVKDAPTFAQAAHELKQVLDDCDLAGYNSNRFDIPLLVEEFLRVGVDFDMKGRRMIDVQAIFHKMEQRTLSAAYKFYCGKVLDDAHSALADATATHEVLLAQLERYPELGNTVESIHKFLGEEPIIDFARRFVMSNGVEVFNFGKYKGQPIAEVLAREPQYYDWMMKGDFPQQTKQKLTEIFTRVKLKGLKS; encoded by the coding sequence ATGTTACAAATTACAAAGCCTATTGCTTTCATTGACCTGGAAACTACAGGTACGAATCTGGGAACGGATAGAATTGTAGAAATTGCGATTCTAAAATTACTCCCTGATGGTACAAAAACAGTAAAAAGAAAGCTGATTAATCCCGAAATGCCCATTCCCAAATCCTCCAGCGATATTCATGGAATTACCGATGAGATGGTAAAAGATGCCCCCACATTTGCACAGGCAGCCCATGAGTTGAAACAGGTACTGGATGATTGCGATTTGGCCGGATACAATTCAAATCGGTTTGATATACCGCTACTGGTAGAAGAGTTTTTACGTGTAGGTGTGGATTTTGATATGAAGGGTAGAAGAATGATAGATGTGCAGGCGATTTTTCATAAAATGGAACAGCGCACCTTGAGTGCTGCCTATAAGTTCTATTGTGGTAAGGTGCTGGATGACGCACATTCTGCCCTTGCCGATGCTACCGCTACACATGAGGTATTATTGGCTCAATTAGAGCGTTATCCCGAATTGGGCAATACTGTAGAATCTATACACAAGTTTTTGGGCGAGGAGCCTATTATTGATTTTGCTCGCCGATTCGTAATGAGCAATGGAGTGGAGGTATTTAACTTCGGAAAATACAAAGGTCAGCCAATCGCTGAGGTGTTGGCTAGAGAGCCGCAATATTACGACTGGATGATGAAAGGCGATTTTCCGCAACAAACCAAACAAAAGCTCACGGAAATTTTTACCAGAGTAAAACTAAAAGGTTTGAAATCCTAA
- the ppm1 gene encoding Polyprenol monophosphomannose synthase translates to MDKLVIIPTYNEKENVKNILEAVFGLPGDFHVLIVDDGSPDGTADIVKQMQADYPGKLHLEERKGKLGLGTAYIHGFKWALARGYSFIFEMDADFSHNPNDLLRLYDACKNGGADVAVGSRYVKGGGFVNWPANRILLSKGGSLYTRLITWLPVKDPTAGFVCYKSEVLEAIDFDNITFVGYAFQIEMKFATWKLGFKIKEVPIIFQDRTQGKSKMNKGIVKEGILGVLNLRWQSLFKNYRKKVRTKTSIHS, encoded by the coding sequence TTGGATAAATTAGTAATTATACCGACTTATAACGAAAAGGAGAATGTAAAAAACATTCTTGAGGCAGTATTTGGCCTACCCGGAGATTTTCATGTCTTGATTGTGGATGATGGTTCTCCTGACGGCACCGCCGATATTGTCAAGCAAATGCAGGCCGACTATCCGGGTAAATTACATCTGGAAGAACGAAAGGGGAAGCTGGGGCTGGGTACCGCCTATATACACGGTTTCAAATGGGCGTTGGCAAGAGGATATTCCTTCATCTTTGAGATGGATGCCGATTTCTCTCACAATCCGAATGACTTACTCAGGTTATACGATGCCTGTAAGAATGGAGGTGCCGATGTGGCTGTGGGAAGCCGTTATGTAAAAGGAGGCGGCTTTGTCAACTGGCCGGCCAACCGAATTTTATTGTCCAAAGGGGGATCTCTGTATACCCGCTTAATTACTTGGCTACCGGTAAAAGATCCTACAGCGGGATTTGTGTGTTATAAATCCGAAGTACTGGAAGCCATCGATTTTGATAATATTACATTTGTGGGTTATGCTTTTCAGATTGAAATGAAATTTGCTACTTGGAAATTAGGTTTTAAAATCAAAGAAGTGCCTATTATTTTCCAAGACAGAACCCAAGGCAAATCCAAAATGAATAAAGGTATTGTGAAGGAAGGTATACTGGGCGTTTTAAATCTTCGCTGGCAAAGCTTGTTTAAAAATTATCGGAAGAAGGTACGTACCAAAACATCAATACACTCATAG
- the axeA1 gene encoding Acetylxylan esterase, with protein MKNWICIFLLFFASMTYAQDTLPLYEVIPNSKPADNLEKSETAADGITRVSEVSVPQLIVFRPANPNGTAVIICPGGGYRILAITHEGYDVARELNKWGVTAFVLKYRLPSDRTMLDRSIGPLQDAERAIQLVREHAREWGINPKKIGIMGFSAGGHLAASLSTRYRESLIENPKKTSFRPDFSVLVYPVISFTDSLTHMGSRNNLIGSNPSESRIKKYSNEFNIDKKTPPAFLIHAKDDKTVSIGNAYAYYNTLQQLKIPAALKVYETGGHGFGMYNKKEAHNWMGELKAWMQQQKFLPNTL; from the coding sequence ATGAAAAATTGGATTTGTATATTCCTTTTGTTTTTTGCAAGTATGACGTATGCACAGGATACTTTGCCACTTTATGAAGTAATACCCAACAGCAAGCCGGCGGATAATCTGGAAAAAAGCGAAACGGCAGCAGATGGTATTACGCGTGTCAGTGAGGTCTCTGTACCACAGTTAATTGTATTTAGACCTGCCAATCCCAATGGAACTGCAGTAATTATTTGTCCGGGAGGTGGTTATCGTATTCTGGCTATTACACACGAAGGATATGATGTGGCAAGAGAATTGAATAAGTGGGGAGTGACAGCTTTTGTATTGAAATATCGCTTACCTAGCGATCGCACCATGTTGGATCGTTCTATAGGCCCTCTGCAGGATGCAGAGCGCGCTATACAGCTAGTGCGTGAGCATGCGCGTGAGTGGGGCATTAATCCTAAAAAAATAGGAATTATGGGTTTTTCTGCAGGAGGGCATCTGGCAGCGTCGCTTTCTACGCGTTATAGAGAATCATTAATTGAAAATCCTAAGAAAACTTCCTTTAGACCCGATTTCTCCGTATTGGTATATCCTGTAATTAGTTTTACAGATAGCCTCACACATATGGGCAGCCGGAATAATTTAATAGGTTCCAATCCTTCGGAAAGTCGGATAAAAAAATACTCCAATGAATTCAATATAGATAAGAAAACACCACCTGCTTTTTTAATTCATGCTAAAGATGATAAAACAGTATCCATAGGCAATGCTTATGCTTACTACAATACCCTGCAACAACTGAAAATTCCGGCAGCTTTAAAAGTATACGAAACAGGGGGGCACGGATTTGGTATGTATAATAAAAAGGAAGCACATAACTGGATGGGAGAATTAAAAGCTTGGATGCAACAACAAAAATTCCTGCCCAATACTCTTTAA
- a CDS encoding Ribonuclease produces the protein MKIAFHGAAQTVTGSKHLITLKNGKKLLLDCGMFQGMGEETASLNRDFGFVSSEVDAMILSHAHIDHSGLIPKLVAEGFQGKIFCSPATKDLTRILLLDSAEIQESEARFAEKKITASTHDVLKPLYTMEDVKQALPLFVAKEYGDWFEVMEGVECMFTDAGHIIGSQCVHLKIKEGGKDTRITFSGDLGRYRDIILRSPEVFPQADYIILESTYGNSLHDNITGTLELLEHWINRVCVERKGKLILPAFSVGRTQEILYFLNQLDLENRLPKIPYFVDSPLSIEATDMVKRYPQYFNKRIQNIMKSDEDPFMFPGLVYIKSVQESKALNYRNGPMVIISASGMADAGRVKHHISNNIENSKNAIVMTGYCEPSSLGARLLSGAKEVGIFGVEHQVNAEIGEIRSMSAHGDYEDLCQWLACQDPREVKKLFLVHGEPEVQQEFKKRLLKKGFQDVVIPTRHFETGLE, from the coding sequence ATGAAGATAGCTTTTCATGGCGCGGCACAAACTGTTACCGGCTCAAAACATTTAATTACCCTGAAAAATGGCAAAAAACTTTTATTGGATTGTGGCATGTTTCAGGGGATGGGAGAGGAGACGGCTTCGCTTAACCGCGATTTCGGATTTGTGAGTAGTGAAGTGGATGCCATGATACTTTCTCATGCACATATTGATCACTCGGGGCTTATTCCCAAGCTCGTAGCAGAAGGATTTCAAGGAAAAATCTTCTGTAGCCCGGCTACAAAAGACCTTACACGTATCTTATTATTGGATAGTGCAGAAATTCAGGAAAGTGAGGCGCGCTTTGCTGAAAAAAAGATTACAGCCTCTACTCATGATGTATTAAAACCGCTTTACACCATGGAGGATGTAAAGCAAGCACTGCCTTTGTTTGTAGCTAAGGAATATGGAGATTGGTTTGAAGTAATGGAAGGTGTGGAATGTATGTTTACCGATGCGGGTCATATTATCGGCAGTCAGTGTGTGCATCTCAAAATTAAAGAAGGGGGTAAGGACACCAGGATTACCTTCAGCGGTGATTTGGGCCGTTATCGCGATATTATTTTACGCTCTCCAGAAGTGTTTCCCCAAGCGGATTATATCATACTAGAATCTACATATGGCAATAGCTTGCATGACAATATTACAGGTACGCTCGAGTTGTTAGAACATTGGATTAATCGGGTGTGCGTAGAGCGCAAAGGGAAACTTATTTTGCCAGCATTTAGTGTAGGTCGTACGCAAGAAATACTCTACTTTCTCAATCAACTCGATTTGGAAAATAGGTTGCCTAAGATCCCTTACTTTGTAGATAGTCCGTTGAGTATTGAAGCTACAGATATGGTAAAGCGTTATCCGCAATATTTCAATAAGCGGATACAGAATATTATGAAGAGTGATGAAGATCCGTTTATGTTCCCCGGATTGGTATATATAAAGTCTGTTCAGGAATCTAAAGCCCTCAACTATCGTAATGGCCCGATGGTGATTATTTCCGCTAGTGGTATGGCGGATGCCGGAAGGGTGAAACATCATATCAGTAATAATATTGAAAACTCCAAAAACGCCATTGTGATGACGGGTTATTGTGAACCCAGCTCACTGGGAGCAAGACTACTGTCTGGTGCAAAGGAGGTGGGCATCTTTGGGGTAGAACATCAGGTGAACGCCGAAATAGGAGAGATAAGAAGTATGAGCGCCCACGGTGATTATGAAGACTTATGTCAGTGGCTGGCATGTCAAGATCCGCGGGAAGTAAAAAAGCTTTTCTTGGTGCATGGAGAGCCTGAAGTACAACAGGAATTTAAAAAGCGATTGTTGAAAAAAGGTTTTCAGGACGTGGTGATACCTACAAGACATTTCGAAACAGGCCTGGAATAA
- the quiP gene encoding Acyl-homoserine lactone acylase QuiP has product MRLLPFCFSFLVTILLIFILNRPMGSKVPMPLGSFLSPQTGFWQNAEDTAFDYNLNIVHEYLKAPAKVYFDERLVPHVFAQNDEDLYFIQGYLHARFRLFQMDLQTRAAEGRVSEIAGKAAIEYDKAQRRLGMKFAAENTLKEIEKNADALARYTAYTNGVNAYINTLTESTLPLEYKILNFKPERWSNLRTLMLLKMMAQMLSSGTERDLIYTNLRSILTSEQFNLLYPQVQDSLVPIIPKGTIFPNYKKQYVIPTDADSAYFFNHCQVAVHEPNPQDRDNGSNNWVVAGTKTASGAPILCNDPHLELSLPSIWYEMQLSTPSSSVYGVTLPGCPYVIIGFNEHIAWGVTNAQRDVKDYFTIQFKDASKREYWFNNTWKASQLRVEEIKVKGQTPIYDTVAYTVFGPVIYDAAFADTVSGQSALAVTWVAHHTGDEGLAFYKLNRATSYNEYAEAIKTFECPAQNFVFASKSGDIAIWQQGKFPNRWQGQGLYVMPGRDSSYMWQGYIPQEENPHAVNPDRGFLESANQRPVDGTYPYFIPGTYITPRGRAIEYFLQRMNSITVQDMMELQQNYYNILARDLVPILIAHTHEEKLSEKAKKYLDIIRGWDFDAGPHSIGQTIYRCWLDSLQRNIWEDELMAAGPTTILPEEETLMELLKIDTTLLSFVDDKRTTVVETLTDQVTAALNSATKALSDYEKEHRLEWAKFKEPAIYHLLKNNLPSFAHKNLPVGGSGNTINAIKKSHGPSWRMVVHLTPDMEAYGVYPGGQSGNPGSRFYDNAVNNWVEGRYYQLWMMKEHDAKDSRVKWVMNFSKA; this is encoded by the coding sequence ATGAGACTGCTGCCATTTTGCTTTTCGTTTCTTGTTACCATATTGTTGATTTTTATTCTAAATCGTCCGATGGGTAGCAAAGTGCCCATGCCATTAGGAAGTTTTTTAAGCCCGCAGACAGGCTTTTGGCAAAATGCAGAAGATACGGCGTTTGACTACAACTTAAATATTGTGCACGAATATCTCAAAGCTCCTGCAAAAGTATATTTTGATGAGCGGCTGGTACCTCATGTGTTTGCACAAAACGATGAGGATTTGTATTTTATTCAGGGATACCTGCATGCACGGTTCCGATTGTTTCAGATGGACTTACAAACTCGAGCCGCTGAAGGCCGTGTAAGTGAAATTGCAGGCAAGGCAGCTATTGAGTACGACAAGGCACAACGGCGTCTAGGAATGAAGTTTGCAGCAGAAAATACGCTGAAGGAAATTGAAAAAAATGCTGATGCCTTAGCGAGATATACAGCTTATACAAACGGAGTGAATGCATACATTAATACACTCACTGAAAGCACCCTTCCTTTGGAATATAAAATTCTCAACTTTAAGCCCGAGAGGTGGAGTAATCTGCGTACACTCATGCTTTTAAAAATGATGGCGCAAATGCTTTCTTCAGGCACAGAGCGGGATTTGATTTATACCAACCTCCGTTCAATTCTTACTTCTGAGCAGTTCAACTTATTATATCCTCAGGTACAGGATTCTTTAGTGCCTATTATTCCTAAAGGCACTATATTTCCTAATTATAAAAAGCAGTATGTAATACCTACTGATGCCGATTCGGCCTATTTCTTCAATCATTGTCAGGTCGCTGTACATGAACCCAATCCACAGGATCGGGATAATGGTAGCAATAACTGGGTAGTTGCAGGCACTAAAACAGCTAGTGGTGCACCCATACTTTGCAATGACCCGCATCTAGAATTATCGTTGCCCTCTATTTGGTACGAAATGCAATTGTCTACTCCTTCTTCTAGCGTTTATGGAGTTACCTTGCCCGGATGTCCGTATGTAATTATTGGTTTTAATGAACACATTGCCTGGGGCGTTACGAATGCTCAAAGAGATGTAAAAGATTATTTCACAATTCAATTTAAAGATGCATCGAAGCGGGAGTATTGGTTCAATAATACCTGGAAAGCCTCACAGTTACGTGTTGAAGAAATAAAAGTAAAAGGGCAGACGCCGATATATGATACTGTAGCTTATACGGTGTTTGGTCCGGTGATATACGATGCTGCTTTTGCGGATACAGTTTCAGGACAATCAGCTTTAGCAGTTACATGGGTAGCCCATCATACCGGAGATGAAGGACTGGCCTTTTACAAGTTGAATAGAGCTACAAGCTATAATGAGTATGCTGAAGCTATCAAAACTTTTGAGTGTCCTGCACAAAATTTTGTATTTGCCTCTAAAAGTGGGGATATAGCTATTTGGCAACAAGGTAAGTTTCCTAATAGGTGGCAAGGGCAAGGATTATACGTAATGCCCGGACGTGATAGCAGTTATATGTGGCAGGGGTATATTCCTCAGGAGGAAAATCCACATGCTGTAAATCCTGATCGAGGTTTTCTTGAAAGTGCCAATCAACGTCCTGTAGATGGTACTTATCCTTACTTTATTCCGGGTACTTATATCACACCTCGGGGTAGAGCAATTGAGTATTTTTTGCAACGTATGAACAGTATTACTGTTCAGGATATGATGGAGCTACAGCAGAACTATTATAATATACTTGCACGAGATTTAGTACCTATCTTGATAGCACACACCCATGAAGAAAAACTTTCTGAAAAAGCTAAAAAATATCTAGATATTATCCGTGGTTGGGATTTTGATGCAGGGCCTCATTCAATTGGGCAAACCATTTATCGATGCTGGTTAGATAGCCTGCAGCGAAATATATGGGAAGATGAATTAATGGCTGCGGGTCCTACAACCATTTTGCCCGAGGAAGAGACACTCATGGAGCTTTTAAAAATCGATACTACATTATTATCGTTTGTTGATGATAAAAGAACAACCGTTGTAGAAACACTGACCGATCAGGTTACGGCAGCTTTAAACAGTGCGACTAAGGCATTATCTGATTATGAGAAGGAGCATCGGTTGGAGTGGGCGAAGTTTAAAGAACCGGCCATTTACCATTTACTAAAGAATAATCTGCCTTCGTTTGCACATAAAAACCTGCCTGTTGGAGGCTCGGGAAATACAATTAATGCCATTAAAAAAAGTCATGGCCCTAGCTGGCGTATGGTGGTGCATTTAACGCCCGACATGGAAGCGTATGGAGTATATCCCGGAGGACAGAGTGGGAATCCAGGAAGTCGTTTTTATGATAATGCCGTCAATAACTGGGTAGAAGGTAGATATTACCAATTATGGATGATGAAAGAGCATGATGCAAAGGATAGTCGTGTAAAGTGGGTAATGAATTTTTCCAAAGCATAA